In a single window of the Callithrix jacchus isolate 240 chromosome 1, calJac240_pri, whole genome shotgun sequence genome:
- the LOC128928993 gene encoding LOW QUALITY PROTEIN: cadherin EGF LAG seven-pass G-type receptor 1 (The sequence of the model RefSeq protein was modified relative to this genomic sequence to represent the inferred CDS: inserted 2 bases in 2 codons; deleted 2 bases in 1 codon): MRGWRLPGGAGTEGRRLGDILRVAIAITAAELAPDPGGDGATVPVALFENEPAGTPLLQLHAHYAIEGEEERVSYYMEWLFHERSRSYFHIGSATGAVSTARELDRETKETHVLRATTCITVLVKDANHRSTVFEQSEYHERVRENLEVGYKVLTIRASDNDSSVNANMRYRMLGGACDVFQLNASSGVVSIRAVREREEAAEYQLLVEASDQGRNPGPLSATATVYIEVEDENENYPSSASDQDQGQNAAIHYSLLSGNLAWQFYLHSLSGILDEINPLDFEDVQKYLLSIKAQDGGRPPLINSSGQRAHLCEQPLPGHGAGERASGLLRGAHSGGGRGGSAGPKNPVPAPDFPFQIHNSSGWITLCAELDREEVEHYSFGVEAVDHGSPPMSSSTSVSITVLDVNDNDLVFTQPTYQLCLNEDAPVGSSVLTLQACDRDANSVITYQLTGGNTRNRFALSSQRGGSLITLALSLDYRQEQQYILAVTASDGTRXHTVHVLINVTDANTHRPVFQSSHYTVSVSDDRPVGTSIATHSANDEDTGENACITYVIQDPVPQFPIDPNSDTMYPMMELDYEHQVAYTLTVMALDNGISQKSDTTTLETLILDANDNTPQFLWDFYQGSIFEDAPPSTSILRVSATDRDSGPNGRLLYTFQGGDDGYGDFYIEPXSSVIHTQRRLDRENVAVYNLWTVAMDHGSPTALSASVEIQVTILDINDNAPMFEKDELELFVEENNPVGSVVANIRAQDPDEGPNAQILYQIMEGDMWHFFQLDLLNGDLHALVELDFEVRREYVLVVQATSAPLVSQATVCILLVDQNDNPPVLPNFQILFNNSVTNKSNSFLTGVISCIPAHDPDLSDSLNYTFLRGNELHLLLLDPTAGELQLSRDLDNKRPLEALIPEVSVSEPSTSCSWTLSSSFCCSSSCRAFSIFWAWLRSRFR; the protein is encoded by the exons ATGCGCGGCTGGCGTCTTCCGGGTGGAGCTGGCACTGAAGGCCGCCGCCTCGGGGACATCCTTCGTGTCGCCATCGCCATCACCGCCGCCGAACTTGCCCCAGACCCGGGCGGGGACGGTGCGACGGTCCCG GTGGCGTTGTTTGAGAACGAGCCGGCGGGCACCCCCCTCCTCCAGCTTCACGCGCACTACGCCATCGAGGGCGAGGAGGAGCGCGTGAGCTATTACATGGAGTGGCTGTTCCACGAGCGCTCCCGCAGCTACTTCCACATCGGCTCTGCCACGGGCGCGGTGAGCACGGCCCGCGAGCTGGACCGCGAGACCAAGGAGACCCACGTGCTCAGG GCCACCACCTGCATCACCGTATTGGTCAAAGACGCCAACCACCGCAGCACGGTCTTCGAGCAGTCGGAGTACCACGAGCGCGTGCGGGAGAATCTCGAGGTGGGCTACAAGGTGCTGACCATCCGCGCCAGTGACAACGACTCCTCCGTCAACGCCAACATGCGCTACCGCATGCTGGGGGGCGCGTGCGACGTCTTCCAGCTGAACGCTAGCTCCGGCGTGGTGAGCATCCGCGCGGTGCGCGAGCGGGAGGAGGCGGCCGAGTACCAGCTGCTGGTGGAGGCCAGCGACCAGGGCCGCAACCCAGGCCCGCTCAGCGCCACGGCCACCGTGTACATCGAGGTGGAGGACGAGAATGAGAACTACCCCAGTTCA GCCTCGGACCAGGACCAGGGCCAGAACGCGGCCATTCACTACAGCCTCCTCAGCGGGAACCTGGCCTGGCAGTTCTACCTGCACTCACTGAGCGGGATCCTGGATGAGATCAACCCCCTGGATTTCGAGGATGTCCAGAAGTACTTGCTGAGCATCAAAGCCCAGGACGGGGGCCGGCCGCCGCTCATCAATTCCTCCGGG CAACGAGCCCATCTTTGTGAGCAGCCCCTTCCAGGCCATGGTGCTGGAGAACGTGCCTCTGGGCTACTCCGTGGTGCACATTCAGGCGGTGGACGGGGCGGCAGCGCTGGGCCTAAGAACCCTGTCCCGGCCCCGGACTTCCCCTTCCAGATCCACAACAGCTCCGGTTGGATCACTTTGTGTGCCGAGCTGGACCGTGAGGAGGTGGAGCATTACAGCTTTGGGGTGGAGGCGGTGGACCACGGCTCGCCCCCCATGAGCTCCTCCACCAGCGTCTCCATCACGGTGCTGGACGTGAACGACAATGACCTGGTGTTCACGCAGCCTACCTACCAGCTGTGTCTGAACGAGGATGCACCCGTGGGCAGCAGCGTGCTGACCCTGCAGGCCTGCGACCGCGACGCCAACAGTGTGATCACCTATCAGCTCACGGGCGGCAACACCCGGAACCGGTTTGCGCTCAGCAGCCAGAGGGGAGGCAGCCTCATCACCCTGGCGCTATCTCTGGACTACAGGCAGGAGCAGCAGTACATACTGGCGGTGACAGCGTCGGACGGCACAC CGCACACCGTGCATGTCCTCATCAACGTCACCGACGCCAACACCCACCGGCCGGTCTTTCAGAGCTCCCATTACACGGTGAGTGTCAGTGATGACAGGCCTGTGGGCACCTCCATTGCTACCCACAGTGCCAACGACGAGGACACAGGAGAGAATGCCTGCATCACCTACGTGATTCAGGACCCAGTGCCGCAGTTCCCCATCGACCCCAACAGTGACACCATGTACCCCATGATGGAGCTGGACTATGAGCACCAGGTCGCCTACACGCTGACCGTCATGGCCCTGGACAACGGCATCTCGCAGAAGTCGGACACCACCACCCTGGAGACCCTCATCCTCGATGCCAACGACAATACGCCTCAGTTCCTGTGGGATTTCTACCAGGGTTCGATCTTTGAGGATGCTCCACCCTCAACCAGCATCCTCCGGGTCTCCGCCACGGACCGGGACTCGGGTCCCAATGGGCGTTTGCTGTACACCTTCCAGGGTGGGGACGATGGCTATGGGGACTTCTACATCGAGC AGTCCAGTGTCATCCACACCCAGCGCCGGCTGGACCGGGAGAACGTGGCCGTGTACAACCTTTGGACTGTGGCTATGGATCACGGCAGCCCCACTGCCCTTAGCGCCTCGGTGGAAATCCAGGTGACTATCTTGGACATTAATGACAATGCCCCCATGTTTGAGAAGGACGAGCTGGAGCTGTTTGTAGAGGAGAACAACCCAGTGGGGTCGGTGGTGGCAAATATCCGTGCTCAGGACCCTGACGAAGGCCCCAATGCCCAGATCTTGTATCAGATTATGGAGGGTGACATGTGGCATTTCTTCCAGCTGGACCTGCTGAACGGGGACCTGCATGCCCTGGTGGAGCTGGACTTTGAGGTCCGGCGG GAGTACGTGCTGGTGGTGCAGGCCACATCGGCCCCACTGGTGAGCCAAGCCACGGTGTGCATTCTTCTCGTGGACCAGAATGATAACCCTCCGGTACTGCCCAACTTCCAGATCCTCTTCAACAACTCTGTCACCAACAAGTCGAACAGCTTCCTCACCGGCGTGATCAGCTGCATCCCAGCCCATGACCCCGACCTGTCGGACAGCCTCAACTACACCTTCCTTCGTGGCAACGAACTGCACCTGTTGCTACTGGACCCCACCGCGGGCGAGCTGCAGCTCAGCCGGGACCTGGACAACAAGCGGCCACTGGAGGCGCTCATCCCCGAGGTGTCTGTGTCTG